A section of the Candidatus Methylomirabilota bacterium genome encodes:
- a CDS encoding DUF4149 domain-containing protein produces the protein MRVLRALTVVAVAGWLGIMAFFSFAVAPLVFRTLDRAVAGQAVAAVLPRYYAWGEALCAVALAAAVIQVVSGRDGRLRPLASAALCGVMLGLLVWASTVVLPGAEAARRARDDGGFARAHRAAVQLNGATMVAGALLLVLEALSPSKRRGH, from the coding sequence ATGAGGGTCCTCCGCGCCCTCACGGTCGTCGCGGTCGCGGGCTGGCTCGGCATCATGGCGTTCTTCTCCTTCGCCGTGGCACCGCTCGTCTTCCGCACGCTGGACCGCGCCGTCGCGGGCCAGGCGGTGGCCGCCGTCCTGCCGCGGTATTACGCGTGGGGTGAGGCCCTCTGCGCCGTCGCGCTGGCGGCCGCCGTCATCCAGGTCGTGTCGGGCAGGGACGGGCGCCTCCGGCCGCTCGCGAGCGCCGCGCTCTGCGGCGTCATGCTCGGGCTCCTCGTGTGGGCATCCACGGTCGTGCTGCCGGGCGCCGAGGCGGCGCGCCGGGCCCGCGACGACGGCGGGTTCGCGCGGGCCCACCGCGCCGCGGTGCAGCTGAACGGCGCGACGATGGTCGCCGGCGCCCTGCTCCTCGTGCTGGAGGCGCTCAGCCCGTCGAAGCGTCGTGGCCACTGA
- a CDS encoding tetratricopeptide repeat protein, protein MRARLTAALLLVLVAPAVARAETPVEQARALVARYHEDRAGLDRARDLLEDALRRDSQVETMTMLSYVWFLYGDVRATTSEDKLAAYERGRELGKRAIELAPKSHDAHLWYAINTGRWGQAKGILRSLFLLPTVREEIDILFQLNPRSVRAHSLAGNVMLEVPGLVGGDKEKAEEHFKQGLAIDPKFTVLRVDLARVYIATGRYPEARRELQRVIDEREPTIVADWTVKDLPRARQLLESVKDKK, encoded by the coding sequence ATGCGCGCCCGCCTCACCGCCGCCCTCCTGCTCGTGCTCGTCGCGCCCGCCGTCGCGCGCGCGGAGACGCCGGTCGAGCAGGCGCGCGCGCTCGTCGCGCGCTACCACGAGGACCGCGCGGGGCTGGACCGCGCGCGCGATCTCCTCGAGGACGCGCTCCGGCGCGACAGCCAGGTCGAGACGATGACCATGCTCTCCTACGTCTGGTTCCTCTACGGCGACGTCCGCGCGACCACCTCCGAGGACAAGCTCGCCGCGTACGAGCGCGGCCGCGAGCTCGGCAAGCGCGCGATCGAACTCGCGCCGAAGAGCCACGACGCGCACCTCTGGTACGCGATCAACACGGGGCGCTGGGGCCAGGCGAAGGGCATCCTGCGCTCGCTCTTCCTCCTGCCGACCGTGCGCGAGGAGATCGATATCCTCTTCCAGCTGAACCCGCGCTCGGTGCGCGCCCACTCGCTCGCCGGCAACGTCATGCTCGAGGTGCCGGGGCTCGTCGGCGGCGACAAGGAGAAGGCCGAGGAGCACTTCAAGCAGGGCCTCGCGATCGACCCGAAGTTCACCGTGCTGCGCGTGGACCTCGCCCGCGTCTACATCGCGACCGGGCGCTACCCGGAGGCGCGGCGCGAGCTCCAGCGGGTCATCGACGAGCGCGAGCCCACGATCGTCGCCGACTGGACCGTGAAGGACCTGCCACGCGCAAGACAGCTGCTCGAGTCCGTCAAAGACAAGAAGTAG
- the nth gene encoding endonuclease III produces the protein MRRLRRTAPGWNPTALAVIADRDRDPFRVLIACILSLRTQDTTTGPAAERLFAVADRPETMLALTPGRIERLIFPVGFYRTKARVILGICRDLLGRFGGRVPDEIDDLLTLKGVGRKTANLVVTMAYGKPGICVDTHVHRISNRLGYVRTKTPEETEMALRAKLPRRHWIGYNDLLVSFGQNVCAPISPRCSVCPVGALCRRVGVTTSR, from the coding sequence ATCCGGCGGCTCCGGCGGACGGCGCCGGGCTGGAACCCGACGGCGCTCGCCGTCATCGCCGACCGCGACCGCGACCCGTTCCGCGTGCTGATCGCCTGCATCCTCTCGCTCCGGACGCAGGACACGACGACCGGGCCCGCCGCCGAGCGCCTCTTCGCCGTCGCCGACCGGCCGGAGACGATGCTCGCGCTGACGCCCGGGCGGATCGAGCGGCTGATCTTCCCCGTCGGCTTCTACCGGACGAAGGCGCGCGTGATCCTCGGGATCTGCCGCGACCTCCTCGGCCGCTTCGGCGGCCGCGTGCCGGACGAGATCGACGACCTCCTGACGCTGAAGGGCGTCGGCCGGAAGACGGCGAACCTCGTCGTGACCATGGCCTACGGCAAGCCCGGCATCTGCGTGGACACCCACGTCCACCGGATCTCGAACCGGCTCGGCTACGTCAGGACCAAGACACCGGAGGAGACCGAGATGGCGCTCCGGGCGAAGCTCCCGAGGCGCCACTGGATCGGCTACAACGACCTGCTCGTGTCCTTCGGCCAGAACGTCTGCGCGCCGATCTCGCCCCGCTGCTCCGTGTGTCCCGTCGGCGCCCTCTGCCGGCGCGTCGGTGTCACGACGTCGCGCTGA